The genome window CAGAGGAaagcctcacattttgctcacaATACTTGAAGAATATCTCAACCAAGTTTAATAAACCAACTAGGAATGACGATGGATCTGTGTCAAATGATGAGATGTCTATCTTTAAAAAAAGTGGTCAAACAAAAGGTGCTTCAGAAGGCATCAGGCTATCTCATGATGAGTTTAAACAAGCATGTATGTATGTGTTTCAAAATTGTGAAGAGGTTTCGCATTTCATGGAGTAAGTATCTTATTAACTCCAAGATAGTTTCACACTGATATAATCCGAACCCGATTGAAAACCAAAGTTCAATGAGAGCTCATAAAAATGAGTTTCTTGATTGGTTTCGCGCACGTGTAGGTGTCTACTTAATTAATAATATTGATATTAGTTTAATCATCCCATCATGTTATTGGTCATAACAATGTTGTTTGTCTTTGTAGATATTTGTACTATCTTCACAAGGACGCGCAAATGATGAGCTCATAAGCTTAGCCGTTGGTCCTACACCATTAGTACATTGATATTCAATATTTATGGTGAATGGATTTAGATTCCATACAAAAGATCTTGCATTGAGAAGGAAAACACAGAATAGTGGTGTTCTTGTGAGAGGAGATGATTCAAACTCTAATAAGGAGTATTATGGTGTATTAGAGGACATTTATGAGTTATCTTATGTGTAAAATAGAAAAGTTTACTTATTCAAGTGTCATTGGTGGGAAGTGGTTCGCTTAGGAAGAGGATATAAGATAGACAAATATGGCCTCACAAGTGTGAATACTCGGTGTGCCTTGAATACAAATGAGCCATTTGTGTTGGCATCCCAGTCGGAACAAGTCTTTTACTTGGACGACATGGTCGATAATGATTGGCTTGTTGTGAAGACAAATCCTCGCGGCCTTTTTAAAATGCCTGATAATGATGATAATTGTGTAGAAATGGAAGATGAAGAATTACTGAATGAAGAAGTCTATCAACAAGAGGAAGCTGAATTTAATATTTCGTGTACCAATGACCAACAAAATATTGTTGAGGTGTCTCTACATAGGGATAATGTTGAACCACAAAGTATTAACTACGATCATGCAAGTACGCAAGCTCAAAACAATGTGCATAATGAGGAAGATGATTTCATTAATGACAATCATATAGAAATATCAGAGAGTGAAGATAGCGAAGAAGAGTtatttgatgatgatgatggggagGACACCGATACATCCTTTTGAAGACTAAGAAGCAAAAGACTGATGATATAGACGTTACATCGTGTTTTGAAAATTCTCTGTATTTTTGTCCATATTATTGTCCATATTAGACTAACAGTGAAATTAGTTCTTGGTGCTTGAAGCTTTGTGTCTATATCTTATTTTTTAAAGTTCTCTGTATGTTTGTCCTTGTTAGACTTGCAATGAAATTAGTTTGTGATGCTTGTAGCTTTATGTCTACATCTTATTATTTTGAAAAGTTCTCTGTATTTTTGTCCTAATTAGACTAAATGAAATTAATTCGTAATGTTTGAAGCTTTAATTTCATAACAGAATCAGTGGTGAAGTAAAATTAGTGCTTTACTCCAACATTTCATcaattaattgattttaattCTCTACTATTTGAATTAATATTTTCCCTAGTCCGATAAATCATTTTCTTTTTATATGATGTTGCAGGAAATGAAAGGAACTGGACGAGAAAAAAGTGGGAGAGGCGAGACAAGCTGTGGTCGTGAAAGTTTTCAAAGACGTGGCAATTTGGAAGCAAGGAAAAAGTGGGCAGTGTTGCATCCACGCTACTGGTTTTATTTAGTGAATATACCTGTCCAGCATCTTTGTATCTGCATCATCCATATGTAGAAAATACACTGCCCAGATAACCATTGAATCATGAATTCAAATGTACCTACCCAGAATTTTGAGGTTCTGGGCTGCCTGTTGTTATCCCACACTGCCCATGATAGGCAGTGATGTCCTTGTTTGGGTTGTGCCCTTGTTAAACTTGTCATTCCATGGGATTCTTTTTGGAATAATGTACCAGTGTAGTACATTGCAGAGATGTTCCAGAAAAAGCTCCCAATGCTCTCTATGTATTTTCTAGTTCCATCAAAGCTGCCCCAGTAATAACCTGTTGTACCTTCCATCTTTGAACGAACTTGCTGCTCTGTCTTCAAAATTTCTTGGCTTTTTGTTGTTTATTTATGTGGTTAAGATATCGAATATAATATTACATTTATTGTCAGGATAAATTTGAAGTTTACAGCGGGCTGCAAGAGCATAGGTTTCAAGCCTTTGTAATTAGCACTATGCAAAGACTTTTTAGAGCATGGAAAGCTCGACTCAGCAGGCTGTACTCTAAGTACAATACTAATGAAGAAAGATTGTCTCATCGACCTGAAGATGTTGAGCTTGAGGACTGGAAATACCTAATACAATATTTTGGAAGTCAGGATTTTAAGGTAATAACTTAATACCTGAAGATTCTGCCAATCAAATGGCACCATTCACATCTTTGAAAGGTGATTTATTAATCTGTTGACTTACAGGTTGTAAGTGAGAGGAACAAAAGAAATAGAGAAAAGCAAATAACTAAGCATACTTGTGGTACAAGGTCTTTTGCAGAAGTAGAGGAATCTATGGTAAAAATATATTTAGTCCCCTACTATCACATATGCTTCTTTGTTATTTACATATTTATATATTTGCTTTTATATTTTTTCTCCAAAATTATATTGCAGAGAAATCCTATTACTGGAGAAATAGACACAGCAGATAAAGTTTGGGAGATCCAACATACACGCAAGGATGATAGAGGAGAACTGGTGTGGGTGGATTCACAATCCCAACAAATTCATATAATTATCTAAAATGATAAACTTATTATCTTTCTGTTTCTGTAAGTTACATTCAGTGTGTTTTATTATGTTTTGATGTAAATGATTATGCATAAATGCAGGGTCAACTCCAAGAAGTTGTCGCTCAGCAACAATCTGAAGAGATCGAGCATCCTATGACTAGAGATGAGATTTTATCCACCGTTCTTGGTGAGAGAACATGATATGTTCGCGGAAAAGGATACGGAAAGAAGCCTCCTAAAAAGAGTAACATGCAACTGGCAAACATAGAGTCCAGTGTGTCTTCCGCTATGAAAATTGTACGTCAAGAGATGCAAGCCGAGATGGATAGGAAGTTGCAAGAAGAACGTGAACAAATGGCTGCTCAGTTGCAAAGAAATATGGAACTTGAGTTGCAAAGGAAGTTGGCAGAGGAGCGTGAACACGCAAATACAGAAGTAGACAAGAGGATCCATCTAGAAGTGGACAAGAGGATGCATGAACAATTTGCTAGTTTCATGACCagaatgcaacaacaacaacaacaataggtACTTGCTCTGCTGCTTCTTAACAATTCTTCTTCCTTCTCGGCATTTCTTCTTCCCTCATTCTGGACAATTCTTCTGTCACTTACTCCctttcttcttatcaacttctcCTTCTTTAACTTTCATCCTCTTGGTAATAGACTATTGGACTGTTTTTTGTTTATGTGAAATCTGGATTTTTGCAAACCTTAGTTTTATGGGCTTCGGGGGTTTAATTAGTTGATAATAGACTATTGGGCTTTTTTTGTTTATGTGAGATCTGAATTTTTGCAAACCTTAGTTGTGTGGGCTGCTTCAGgggctgctgctgctgctgaaaTCTGGATTTTTGCAAACCTTAGTTGTACCGTAGCTGCTTCAGGGGTTGTTGCTGCTGAAATCTAGATTTTGCAAACCGTGGTTGTACCGTAGCTGTTTTTTGCAAACCGTGGTTGTACCGTAGCTGTTTTTTGCAAACCTTAGTTGTGTGGGCTGCTGCTGCTGTTTAGTTAGTACTTCTATGGTTTCTCCTAGTGTTGATTCATGACAATTTATACTAGTTAATGAGTGGCCTTGTTGTTGATCCCATGTTGGATGATCAAATATTCCCTCTTATATATAACTTAAGTAGAAAGATCCCATGTTTTATTACCTCTTCATGTTTATTATTTGGAGCAATTAATAGATTGCAATTTGCAACTAGCTGCAAATAAGCTATCCATATGATCTGCTAGAAAAATTGAGAAGGATGTAAATGGAATATTGTCACCTGCTGTA of Nicotiana tomentosiformis chromosome 7, ASM39032v3, whole genome shotgun sequence contains these proteins:
- the LOC104086456 gene encoding uncharacterized protein isoform X3 — translated: MFQAFVISTMQRLFRAWKARLSRLYSKYNTNEERLSHRPEDVELEDWKYLIQYFGSQDFKRNPITGEIDTADKVWEIQHTRKDDRGELGQLQEVVAQQQSEEIEHPMTRDEILSTVLGERT
- the LOC104086456 gene encoding uncharacterized protein isoform X1 gives rise to the protein MFQAFVISTMQRLFRAWKARLSRLYSKYNTNEERLSHRPEDVELEDWKYLIQYFGSQDFKVVSERNKRNREKQITKHTCGTRSFAEVEESMRNPITGEIDTADKVWEIQHTRKDDRGELGQLQEVVAQQQSEEIEHPMTRDEILSTVLGERT
- the LOC104086456 gene encoding uncharacterized protein isoform X2 gives rise to the protein MQRLFRAWKARLSRLYSKYNTNEERLSHRPEDVELEDWKYLIQYFGSQDFKVVSERNKRNREKQITKHTCGTRSFAEVEESMRNPITGEIDTADKVWEIQHTRKDDRGELGQLQEVVAQQQSEEIEHPMTRDEILSTVLGERT